Part of the Jatrophihabitans sp. GAS493 genome, GAGATGCGGGCGTGCCGGGTGCTGGCGTAGTCGTCGGTGAGGACCAGCGTGGAATCGTTGGCCCTCCCAATGAGCACCGGGGCACCGGTGAGCCCGATGCGGGTGCCGGCCAGGCCGCCGGCAGTGACCACCAGCTGGGTCGCACCGCGGCGAGCCGGAGCCGCCGGCACCGGCTCCTTGGTGCGGTTACGCCGACGGGCGGGCGGTGGAACACCGACGCGTTGCTGGCCGCTGGCACTGAGGTCGGTGCGGATAACTCGGACTGCCGCCAGCACGAAGAGCCAGAGAAGCGCCAGGAAACCGAAGCGCATCAGCTGGATGGCCAGCGGAGAGTTCACTCCTGCTCCTGCTGAAAGACCAAGCGCGTGTGGCCCACCCGGATGACGTCGCCGTGGCGCAGCTGGTGACTGGTCACCGCGTGGCCGTTCACTGTGGTGCCGTTGGTCGAGCCGAGATCCGACAGCGTGGCCACGTGGCCGTCGAAGGCGATCTCAATGTGCCGTCGCGAAACACCCTGGTCGAGCAGCTGCAGATCGGTGTTGTTGCCCCGCC contains:
- a CDS encoding FHA domain-containing protein; protein product: MRFGFLALLWLFVLAAVRVIRTDLSASGQQRVGVPPPARRRNRTKEPVPAAPARRGATQLVVTAGGLAGTRIGLTGAPVLIGRANDSTLVLTDDYASTRHARISQQDGVWFVEDLGSTNGTYLGARRIEAPSPIEVGVPVRIGKTVLELR